Proteins from one Mus pahari chromosome 10, PAHARI_EIJ_v1.1, whole genome shotgun sequence genomic window:
- the Tpbg gene encoding trophoblast glycoprotein — MPGAGSRGPAAGDGRLRLARLALVLLGWVSASAPSSSVPSSSTSPAAFLASGSAQPPPAERCPSACECSEAARTVKCVNRNLLEVPADLPPYVRNLFLTGNQMTVLPAGAFARQPPLADLEALNLSGNHLKEVCAGAFEHLPGLRRLDLSHNPLTNLSAFAFAGSNASVSAPSPLEELILNHIVPPEDQRQNGSFEGMVAFEGMVAAALRSGLALRGLTRLELASNHFLFLPRDLLAQLPSLRYLDLRNNSLVSLTYASFRNLTHLESLHLEDNALKVLHNSTLAEWQGLAHVRVFLDNNPWVCDCYMADMVAWLKETEVVPDKARLTCAFPEKMRNHGLLDLNSSDLDCDAILPQSLQTSYVFLGIVLALIGAIFLLVLYLNRKGIKKWMHNIRDACRDHMEGYHYRYEINADPRLTNLSSNSDV, encoded by the coding sequence ATGCCTGGGGCGGGCTCCCGGGGCCCCGCCGCCGGGGACGGACGGCTGCGGTTGGCAAGGCTGGCGTTAGTGCTGCTGGGTTGGGTCTCCGCGTCGGCCCCCAGCTCTTCGGTACCCTCGTCTTCCACCTCCCCGGCAGCCTTCCTGGCCTCGGGGTCTGCGCAGCCTCCGCCGGCCGAGAGATGCCCCTCGGCGTGCGAGTGCTCCGAGGCGGCGCGCACGGTTAAGTGCGTGAACCGCAACCTGCTGGAGGTGCCGGCGGACTTACCGCCCTACGTGCGCAACCTTTTCCTAACCGGCAACCAGATGACCGTGCTCCCGGCGGGCGCCTTCGCCCGCCAGCCGCCGCTCGCCGACCTGGAGGCGCTCAACCTCAGCGGCAACCACCTGAAGgaggtgtgtgcaggtgccttcGAGCATCTGCCGGGTCTGCGCCGCCTTGACCTCAGCCACAACCCTCTCACCAACCTCAGCGCCTTTGCCTTTGCGGGCAGCAATGCCAGCGTCTCAGCCCCCAGCCCCCTGGAAGAGCTGATCTTGAATCACATCGTGCCCCCCGAGGATCAGCGGCAGAACGGGAGCTTCGAGGGTATGGTGGCCTTCgaaggcatggtggcagctgCCCTGCGCTCAGGCCTGGCACTCCGAGGCCTTACACGCCTGGAGCTGGCCAGCAATCACTTTCTTTTCCTGCCTCGGGACTTATTGGCCCAACTGCCGAGTCTCAGATACCTGGACCTCAGGAACAACTCCCTGGTGAGCCTGACCTACGCATCCTTCCGCAACCTGACACACCTCGAAAGCCTCCACTTGGAGGACAATGCCCTCAAGGTCCTTCACAACTCCACCTTGGCTGAGTGGCAAGGCCTGGCTCATGTCAGGGTGTTCCTGGACAACAATCCCTGGGTTTGTGACTGCTACATGGCTGACATGGTGGCTTGGCTTAAAGAGACAGAGGTGGTGCCAGATAAAGCCAGGCTTACCTGCGCATTCCCGGAGAAAATGAGGAATCATGGCCTCTTAGACCTCAACAGCTCTGACCTGGACTGTGACGCTATCCTTCCCCAATCCCTGCAGACTTCCTATGTCTTCCTAGGTATTGTTTTAGCTCTGATAGGCGCTATTTTCCTCCTCGTTTTGTATTTGAACCGTAAAGGCATAAAAAAGTGGATGCATAACATCAGAGATGCCTGCAGGGATCATATGGAAGGGTATCATTACAGATACGAAATCAATGCGGACCCCAGATTAACAAATCTTAGTTCCAACTCGGATGTCTGA